The DNA region TATAATGTGTTTGTGAAACCGGGAAGTTTATCCTGAAAAAATGGGGGTTAAAGAAGAAATGCGTTTAGGTTTTCAGCAGATAGGCGTTGATTCTGTCTTCGACATTCTGCTGCAGATTTCTGTACCAGAATGCATAATCATACCTGTGATAGACTCCTTCGGGATAAGCTCCGATATCCAGATCTTCTCCCTCAGGGATCGTGGTTGTTAGAGCTCCGGTTTCTAAATCGATCTGGGCATCCGAGTAGCCAACAACTTCACGAATAAATTCCCCGGTCGAATCATTGTAAAACCGTGCGCCGAGATTCTCGGAGGCGGGAGCATATGTGGAATCGGTCTTCCAGTTCAAAGGATTGATACAGTGGGCTCCTTCCATAAGCATGGGCCCGCCGACCGAAGTCGGGGACTGGGTGTTGTAGGTGATCACAACGCCGGTGTCGTATGCACCCTCGGCGGCGGTGAGTCCGGCTTTGGCAAGATCGTCATCCGTTACGGTATAACCGATGAGATACGCGGCGACCAGACGGCTGCGGAGTTCTTCGTCGTCACCGAATTTATTCTTGATCAACTCGATAAGGGCCATAGTTCCCTGACTGTGTCCCGCAATGATGAACGGCCGGCCGGCATTAAGATTGTTGATATAATACTCGAACGCATCCTCGACGTCAGCCGCTCCCTGTTTGAATTCTGCGGTATCGGTCGCGAGCATCCCGTCATCCATCTTGACGTTCGTCGTCATCTGCCGGTAATACGGAGCGAAAACGTTTCCGTACGGCTCATACACGCTTGCCTGCGCTGCAAAAATACCCTGGGCCAGGGCCCGGTCCCCCTCATCGGAGATGGACATCGAACCGGTTTCATTGCTGCTTACGGTTGGATACACGTAAAAAATATCCACCTCTTTGGAGACGTTCGGAAGAGACAGCCAGTTGTAGGGATCGGAGTAATCGATCCCGGTATCTATAAGATTCCCAGGCTCGCTGTTCTGTTCGGAAGGCTCAGTATTGATGCAGCCTGATGTAAAAATAAAACAAACACAAAGAAGAAGGAGGAAACCAAGAGAAAAACATCGTTTTTTACTGTTTTCCAATCGAATAAAGATCATACACATACTGTATTTTTCACCAGTAAAAAAGGTATTTATCTGACCCCGACCGGGTATGTTTCGTGTATGGTCGAACAGAGATCTGATAATTATAAAATTATGCGAGGCCGAAAAGCCTCATAACTCTCTGCATAAGATTCAGATTTTCTGTCTTCTCTTCCACCTTGGTTTCTTCCTCGGGCACTTTGATTTCCGGGGTGTGCATAACGAACTGGACTGAACTTACCTGAGTGTTCTTCTCGGAAACGAAGGATTTCGTGTTGTCGGTTCCGCCTCTGATGGGATCGAGCACTTCATTTATTTTATCGGTAAGCTTCGTGTCAAGCCCGGTCGTATTGTCTCTGAGTTCCCCCGTGCCGTCGGTCAGATTTGCCACGCCCTCTTTGAGATCGTTCGTCCCGTCGGTCAGTTCCGAAAGACCGAACGATAAGGCTGATGCCCCGTTGGCGAGGGTAAGAGATCCGGATGCCACAAGAGTGGCGTTCGAGGACGCATAACCGACTCCTGTCGTATATGCCACCAGACCAGTGTAGAAGGTTTGATACGAGGTAAGCTGCGTGAGAAGCTGCGTGAGCTGCCCGGTCGGATCGCCGGTTGAGCTGATGGCCGCGGTAAGAACAGCGGCGTAATTATCCTTCGTCAGCGTCGGAATACCTGATCCGGAAAGCTGTGCGTTTGCGGACGCCAGCAGGCCGCTAAAGATCTGATCGGCACCTCCGGTCAGGGCGGCATTCTGTCCTGCGAGCGAGGCAAGACCTAAAGACAGGGAATTCGTCCCGGATGCAAGAGTTGCCGCACCGGCCTGAACCTTATAACCCCCTGCAGACGCATTGATAATTCCCCGGGAAAGATTGTTTACACCGTCGCGAAGTTCCCATGCGCCGTCGTCAAGTTCGACGATCCCGTCGCGAAGTTCCGTAAGATCATCTTCCATTTCGCTTGTGTCAAGGTCAACATCGAGCGAAAGACGAATGCCGTTCAACGAGATCGCATCCATCCCGAAATCGACAACTGAAGAAGTAATGACGACATCGGCACCCTTGCCCGGGAAGAGGGTGTAGGAGAGCTGCTTGTCGCTTCCGACGTTTGCCATCGTTGCGCCGGATGCAACAATATTGCTGCATTTGTTCGCATCCAAAGTCACTGTCATCATAAGGGCATACTTTTCATAGAAGTCCTCCTTGTCCGACGGATCCTTGGTGATGACGATATGCATCTCGAGATTTCCGCTTTTACCTGCGATTTCATCGGCAGAGTAGGGAACGCCGTCCAAATAATAGGTGATATCGACATCCCACGGGATCGGAACGGATCCAAGATCTCCTTCGTAGTAGAGTTTTCCCGGATCTGTATCGATTGTTATTTCGTCGCCGTTGACATTGATCTGGTCGGTCGTGACCATGTTTCTGACCGAGGCGTACGATCCGTAATCCGTGATGCGGCCGCCGGTCTGCATATCGAAGATGTTTACGGCATATACGTGGCTGACCGATCCGTCACCGTTGAGATTGACATAGATGACTTCTTCTTTTTGTGTTCCGGCCGCAGCGGCCGGGACGATGAATAATGTGATTATTATCAGGGTTATGAGAATTTTTACCAATGATTTCATGTTATACTCCTGTTGTATCAGGCACAAACTGCATGTTCAGAGATGTTTTCTGGATGATCTTATCGAAGATCAGGAGAAGAGCCGGCAGGACGAACAGTACTGCAAGGATCGAAAGGATTGACCCTCGGCCAACAAGCATCCCAACTTCGCTTAAGAGAGCATTCGAGGAGAAGATCCACAAGGCAAGACCGGCTACCAGAAGAATGAAGGCGGAGACGAGAATCGAGACCGCCGCCTTCGAGATGGTCAGCTCGACGGCCTCCCGCTTGGGGTGAAGCTTTCTAAACTCAACATACCGGCTGGTAAACATAATCGCGTAATCGACAGTAATGCCGAGCTGGAGAGAACTGATGACCAGATACGAGATGTAGAACATCGGCTCTCCCTGGAAGTAGGGTATTGCGCAGTTGATCCAGATCGCCGATTTGATGACGAGAACGAGGATCAGTGGGAGGGAGATGGATTGGAATGCTATCAGAATGACGATGCAGATCGCAATGATGCCGACCGCCTCGATTTTGATATTATCCTCTTCGATAAACGATTTCATATCGTAAGCGTTGGCGATCTCTCCTGCCAGATACCATTCCCCGGGATAATGCTCTTCACCGATAGCCCGGATATTTTCAATCGCCGCAAAGGATTCGGGATCTTCGAGAGAGGTGTCGACGGTGATGATCATCCTGCTGTAGTTGGCGGATTCCAGTTCGGACAGGGTGCTTCCAGGGACATACTCCTGCGGAATTTCCGCACCGACTGTGCCCACGTAGGATATCACCGACACAACATTGGGTATCTCTTCGATTTGATCAAGCACTTCCTGCTCTTCTGCGAGATTCCCCTTCTGGACCATGAGGACAAGAGAGGAGGCCCCACCGAAGGTATCAGTGATCGCTATGGCATCCTGACCGATAGCTGTCCGTTCGTCGGAGAAGAGATCGAAGTAGACATAATCGTTGTTTTCGATGGCGATAACCGAAGGTATCACGATCAGGGCAAAGATGATGAGAGCGGGGAAGCTTAATTTGACGAGGCACTTTGCGAGTTTTCTCAGATCGGGAATGAACGGACGGTGCTGAGTCTTTTCGATGAGTTTGCTGCAGACAAGCGTGAGCGCCGGCAGAAGCGTGAAAACGCAGAGAAGACTGATGACGATTCCCTTCGTCAGAACAAGGCCAAGATCCGGACCGATCTGGATTCTCATCAGGATAAGGGCGGCAAAACCGATCAGCGTGGCAATACCGCATGCGGTGACCGAGCCTATGGATTTGACGAGGGCATGCTTCATCGATTCAAAGACCGGGATCCCGTCTTTGCGGATCTCGGTGAACCGGTACAAAACGAAGATTCCGTAATCAAGAGCGATTGCAAGCTGCAGAATGGCCGCAACTCCCTGCGTGATGAACGATATTTCTCCGAATATGATATTGGTTCCCATGTTGATGACGATGGCAACTCCTATCGTGAACATCAGGAGAAAAGGTTCGAACCATGAAGTGGTCGTCAGGAAGAGAATGGCAAGGATGAAAGGTATTGCAATCAGGAAGATCTTGACGATATCGCTTGAAAGCGTTCCTTTCGAGAAGGTCGAGGAGACGGAGAGGCCCGACATGGCGGCATCGTCACCGGCAAGTTCTGCAAGTTCGTTGACGGCGGAAGTGGCTTTTTCATTGTCGAGGGTGATGCTGAAAAGGGCGGTGTTGTTTTTGTAATACGCTTCGACGGCATCTGTGTCGAGGGTTTCGAACGGTACGTCAAGAGAGACGGCATCATCGAGCCATGTTACCTCTTCGACACCGTCGACGGCAGCGAATTGTTTTTTCAGTTCAAGTGCTTCCGGTATCGTGATGTCCGGCACCATAATACGTGCATTGGGCACCCCTTGCGTGAACTCCTCGTTCATCACATCAAGAGCGATGGTCGAGGGAGCTTCATCGGGGAGATAATCAATGATATTGTAGTTTACGGAGACCTGCGGTATCAGAATCAGACAGAGAACGGCGATCAGCAGGGTTATGATAATAACCTGTTTTCTTTTTTGCAGGATGGTTCCGGATATGTCTATCATAGGAAAAGCAGCCGTTTAACCGGTTGTCTGAATATGTCTCCCTGAATTTGTGATAAACATCTTGAATTTTCGACAAAATGCGACAGGTGTCTAATGATGTTATATTTAATGCTATCTTATTGAAAAAGAATTTATGACGAACCGACAAGACATATGTATAGACACATGTCCAAAGACGCAGCTCTCCAAAGCAATATCACCAAAAAGATGCTTGCGGCATCCCTGAAAAAACTGATGAGTGAAAAACCTCTCCATGCGATCACCGTAAAGGAGATCACGGAAAAATGCGGGCTGCACCGGCAGACGTTCTACTATCATTTCGAGGATGTTCACGATCTTGTCCGATGGATGTACGAGGAGGATGCGTTCGATCTCCTTATGCGCAGTGAGGAGGTGTTTTGCTGGCAGGATAAGATTTTGCAGCTTTTCGGCTATATTTCCGCGAACCGGGAGATGTGCGTGTGCACGCTCAATTCCCTGAGCCGAGAGACGCTGAAGGATTTCTTTAGTGCGGATCTGGAGAGGGTCGTCCGGGATGTCGTGCTGACCTACGGGCGCGATCTTCCACGTTCCGAAGGGTATGTCGAGTATCTCACGCATTTCTATACCGTAGCTTTTGCAGGAATTGTGGAGAGCTGGATTTTAGGCGAGATCGATCTTACCCCTGAGATGATCGTAGCATACATGGAAAAGACGGTCAAGGATCAGCTGAACGGGGCAGTGATGAGATATGAAAAAGGAAGAGAAACTGATTCAGGGCAGGGAGAGGGTGAGCAAATGATAGCTGATAATCCATTGGGAGAAAAACCCGCCGATTACAGCGATGCAAAAATATCCGTGTCGTTTACGGTAGGAGATCAACAATCTGCCAAGGAAATCGTGAAGGGACTAGGGTTTGCTGGAGAGATAACGGAGATAAAAAATGGGTTTGTTGTTTTGATTGCAGCCCAGCAGATTCCCGAAATTGTCCGGGCACTCGACAAAGAAAACATCGCCGTGTACGGGATCGTGCCGCAGATCTGAACCGGATGGTCTGCGGATGAACCCGTAAGGGCATGCATATTCACATGCCTAACGAAAACCTCCGGTTTTCTCCGCTAAGGTCCATCCTGCGGATGAACCCGCTTCAGAAATTAAACGTCTTCTGGACGATCTTGATCGCACAGAAATCGCCGCACATCGTGCAGGCATCGGAATCGGCCGGCATGCGGGAGTTTCTGATGCAGCGTGCCTTCTCTGCGTTTATCGAGACGGCATACTGGCGTTCCCAGTCGAGGTCGCGGCGGGCGTGCCCCATCTCGAGATCGGCTTCACGGGTCTTTGGGAGTTTGACCATATCGCCGACGTG from Methanocorpusculum labreanum Z includes:
- a CDS encoding efflux RND transporter permease subunit, which translates into the protein MIDISGTILQKRKQVIIITLLIAVLCLILIPQVSVNYNIIDYLPDEAPSTIALDVMNEEFTQGVPNARIMVPDITIPEALELKKQFAAVDGVEEVTWLDDAVSLDVPFETLDTDAVEAYYKNNTALFSITLDNEKATSAVNELAELAGDDAAMSGLSVSSTFSKGTLSSDIVKIFLIAIPFILAILFLTTTSWFEPFLLMFTIGVAIVINMGTNIIFGEISFITQGVAAILQLAIALDYGIFVLYRFTEIRKDGIPVFESMKHALVKSIGSVTACGIATLIGFAALILMRIQIGPDLGLVLTKGIVISLLCVFTLLPALTLVCSKLIEKTQHRPFIPDLRKLAKCLVKLSFPALIIFALIVIPSVIAIENNDYVYFDLFSDERTAIGQDAIAITDTFGGASSLVLMVQKGNLAEEQEVLDQIEEIPNVVSVISYVGTVGAEIPQEYVPGSTLSELESANYSRMIITVDTSLEDPESFAAIENIRAIGEEHYPGEWYLAGEIANAYDMKSFIEEDNIKIEAVGIIAICIVILIAFQSISLPLILVLVIKSAIWINCAIPYFQGEPMFYISYLVISSLQLGITVDYAIMFTSRYVEFRKLHPKREAVELTISKAAVSILVSAFILLVAGLALWIFSSNALLSEVGMLVGRGSILSILAVLFVLPALLLIFDKIIQKTSLNMQFVPDTTGV
- a CDS encoding nucleic acid-binding, OB-fold, tRNA/helicase-type, translating into MKSLVKILITLIIITLFIVPAAAAGTQKEEVIYVNLNGDGSVSHVYAVNIFDMQTGGRITDYGSYASVRNMVTTDQINVNGDEITIDTDPGKLYYEGDLGSVPIPWDVDITYYLDGVPYSADEIAGKSGNLEMHIVITKDPSDKEDFYEKYALMMTVTLDANKCSNIVASGATMANVGSDKQLSYTLFPGKGADVVITSSVVDFGMDAISLNGIRLSLDVDLDTSEMEDDLTELRDGIVELDDGAWELRDGVNNLSRGIINASAGGYKVQAGAATLASGTNSLSLGLASLAGQNAALTGGADQIFSGLLASANAQLSGSGIPTLTKDNYAAVLTAAISSTGDPTGQLTQLLTQLTSYQTFYTGLVAYTTGVGYASSNATLVASGSLTLANGASALSFGLSELTDGTNDLKEGVANLTDGTGELRDNTTGLDTKLTDKINEVLDPIRGGTDNTKSFVSEKNTQVSSVQFVMHTPEIKVPEEETKVEEKTENLNLMQRVMRLFGLA
- a CDS encoding DUF3089 domain-containing protein, which translates into the protein MCMIFIRLENSKKRCFSLGFLLLLCVCFIFTSGCINTEPSEQNSEPGNLIDTGIDYSDPYNWLSLPNVSKEVDIFYVYPTVSSNETGSMSISDEGDRALAQGIFAAQASVYEPYGNVFAPYYRQMTTNVKMDDGMLATDTAEFKQGAADVEDAFEYYINNLNAGRPFIIAGHSQGTMALIELIKNKFGDDEELRSRLVAAYLIGYTVTDDDLAKAGLTAAEGAYDTGVVITYNTQSPTSVGGPMLMEGAHCINPLNWKTDSTYAPASENLGARFYNDSTGEFIREVVGYSDAQIDLETGALTTTIPEGEDLDIGAYPEGVYHRYDYAFWYRNLQQNVEDRINAYLLKT
- a CDS encoding TetR/AcrR family transcriptional regulator C-terminal domain-containing protein; this translates as MSKDAALQSNITKKMLAASLKKLMSEKPLHAITVKEITEKCGLHRQTFYYHFEDVHDLVRWMYEEDAFDLLMRSEEVFCWQDKILQLFGYISANREMCVCTLNSLSRETLKDFFSADLERVVRDVVLTYGRDLPRSEGYVEYLTHFYTVAFAGIVESWILGEIDLTPEMIVAYMEKTVKDQLNGAVMRYEKGRETDSGQGEGEQMIADNPLGEKPADYSDAKISVSFTVGDQQSAKEIVKGLGFAGEITEIKNGFVVLIAAQQIPEIVRALDKENIAVYGIVPQI